In Paenibacillus xylanilyticus, the genomic window TAACGCTTAACTGCTTAAAGGATAAAGGAAAATGTAATGGTTATATATTCCTGCAACCAATGTCCTAATGAGAGTGATTTACATTATATGTAAAATGAAGAAGTCAGATATAGACGTAACCTTTAATTGATCATAAGCATGAAGCTAGATGCTTTTCTTTGCATGTTAACGCAAGTAAACGGACCCCATTTAACTTCTGTTATAATGGAAATCAGATTGGAGGAGACATAATGACACGATTGAAAATGGCTGTGATCGGGTTAGGAAAGATGGGTTTACATATGATTCAACAGGCGAAGCAAGCCGAACTGAATGGAAGTATTGAGCTTGCAGCCGTATGTGAGGCACACGATGAATCGCTTAGGAACTTTGCTGAATCCCATGCGGAAATTAGCGCATACAGCGACTACATGCAGCTGCTGGATGAACATGAAATTGACCTATTGTACATTGCTGTACCGCCTAAATTTCATTATCCTGTCGTCATGGAGGCCTTAAAGCGGAAGATCCATGTGTTTTGCGAGAAACCGCTGGCGAACAGTACAGAAGAGGCGAGAGAAATGCTTGAGGCCGCAGAGCAGGCGGGGGTAGTCCATGCCATTCATTTCTCCATGCCTCACGAACCTTCTGTATTGAAGCTGCAGGAACTGGTGGAGCAGCGCAGCATAGGTGCGATTCGCAAAATAGAGCTGATTTTGCAATTCCCTCAGTGGCCGCGTGCATGGCAGCAGAATTCATGGATTTCAAGCCGTGAGCAGGGGGGCTTTATCCTTGAGGTGGGCATCCACTGGATCCATATGATACAGCATGTGTTTGGCCCAATTACAGAGGTAAGCAGCGAGGTCCAGTACCCCGATAATGCCGAAGAATGTGAACATGAGGTACAGGCGGTAATGAAGCTGGAGGATGGAATCCGTATTCAGCTTAATGGAATTGCTCATTTTGCAGGTAAGGAACGAGTATCCATGGTCGTTTACGGAACTGAAGGCACGATCGCTCTGGAAAACTGGGAAGAACTGATGATGGGGCCAGTTGGCCAGCCGCTTGCACCTGTAGAGGTAGATGAATCGATGGGAGAGCTGCCAGTTCTCAAGCATGTAATCGCTCGTATTCAGGGACAGCCGGCAAAAATCTATGATTTTAACGACGGATACCGTGCCCAATTGGTGTTGGAAGCTCTGCGTAATCCGGAGGGGAACACGATCCAGATCAGCCGCTAGTTGGTTGTGTTGCTGCCTTAGTCAAATGCTGAAAGCAACAGTAAGTGTAACTAATTTATAATTTGCAGAATTAAAATATAAAAAAAGAAGCAGCTTCCTTAAGGAAGCTGCTCTTTTTGTTTTAGCTGCTGTATTTACACGGTTAAGCCAGCTTGAATCGTTTTACCAGTTCGTCGAGTGCATCGGACATTTGATTCAGCTGTTTGGAAGTGTCACTCATTTCCTGCAGGGAGGCAAGCTGTTCTTCGGTCATGGCGGATACTTCCTCCGTAGCAGATGCAGTATCTTCCACAACGATCGATACTTCGTTAATGGAATTCATGACAGCCTCACTGCCCGAAGTGATCTCTTCAACCACCGCGGATACATCCATCATTTGACCGCTGAGTTCATGTATATGTTGTGTGATATTGGCGAAGGCATGGCCTGCGTCCTCGATGGTTCGCAGTCCCTCGTTAACATGAGCCGTGCTCTCGTCCACAACATCCACTGTGCTATGAACACCTGCGACCACGGTTTCCAATATGCTTGTTATTTCCTTGGCTGATGTGGCGCTTTGGTCTGCAAGATTGCGAATCTCAGCTGCGACAACCGCGAAGCCTCGTCCGTTTTCTCCTGCACGTGCTGCCTCAATTCCGGCATTTAATGCGAGCAGATTGGTTTGTCTCGCGATCCCTGACATGGCATCCGCAATGTTGATAACTTGATCGGACATCTTGGAAATATCATTAATGGCTTCCTGCACAGAGAGGAAGGATTGCTCAATAACTCCCATTTTGCCAACTGCATTGTCAATACGCTGCTGCCCATCGGTGGCGATGGATTCGGTGCGTACCGCCCGTTCAGCCACGTCTGCAGCAGATGCGGCCACCCGGCTGAGCCCGGTCTGGAATTGTTGAATTACAGCGACCATCGTTTGTGTAAGAGCAACCTGCTCATCTGCTCCTTCAGCTACTCGTTCCATGGCTGTAGCTACTTCTTTACTGGCCAGGTGGCTGTCCGCCACACCTTTATCCATACGATCCGATGCGGTGCTGAGAACTGTTGCGTTGCGCTGGATGTCCAGCATCATTTGCTGCAAACCAAAAAGCATCGTATTCGCAGACTCGGCGAGTTCTCTTGTCTCATCCCTCATCGGGGTGGCGATGCGCAGGGTCAGGTCACCATTGGAGGAACCGATGTCATTCAGCGCATGGGTAACAGTACGAATGTTTTTGACAATGGCACGGGACAAAATCAATGCCGCAAAGATGGAAATAAGGGCAACAAGGATTAGGGCTCCGTAGAGTTCCCAGTTCAGGATCGTGTTTTTCTGTTTTAATGCCTCTGTACGTGATTCTGTCAGAGCCAGTTCATTGTTCCGGAAAGTAATCAGGGAACTGCGGATCTCGTCCATATCTGCTTTGCCTGGATCTGTTGCAAAAAACTGACGGACGGAATCCAGATCATTAGCCTGACGCAGGGAGACAACCGGCTCTCCGGCCACTTGAATCCAGTCATTCATGGAACGATGTATATCTTGCAATAATGTCAATTGAGCCGGGTTGTCAGAGATAAGGCCCGCTAGCTGCTCCTTGAGCTCGACTAGCTTTTCTTTTCCCTCTATGTATGGATCCAGGTAACTTTCCTGTCCAGTGATCACGTAACCACGCTGTCCGGTCTCCATATCCACCATGTTTTTCTCCAATTCATACGTCAAGGCATGCACTTTCATGTCATGATCAACGAGATAATCCAGCTCTTCCTGAAGCTGACCAATACTGTTCTGAATCAGTAGAATGCTTCCAGCCAGTACCGCCAATACGAGCAGGTAACCCAGCCCGATTTTATAAAAAATTTTGAAAATTCTCTTTTTCTTCATGATTCCTTTTCCTCTCTTTTGGTTATATGTATTTGTCGAAAAAACTTGAAAAAAGCAACTTACAGGACTTATGGATCAGGAGTCTTAAGAACTATTTTTCAGTATTATACGTTATGAAAGTAAGTTTGTATACATAGTTTGTTTATATTTTGTATATGGTTTGTATCGATAAATAAGACATGACCGAATAAACCTTTTACAGTGTTCGGTTTACACTGCCAAACGTTTTTGTTTATCATGGAAAGGGTATGATGCTGATTACATATTTCAATCCGAAAGGAACGAATCCTAGAAATGAGTAAAGAGACTGTATTGCGAAAACCGGAAGCGATGATTTTTGATATGGATGGAACGTTGTTCCAGACAGAAACCTTGCTGTTGCCTGCTTACCAAAAGCTTTTTGATACACTGCGTGCCGAAGGACATTTCGAAGGGGAGACACCTCCCGAGGAACGGATGCTGGGAAGCTTGGGTATGCTGCTCGAGGATATATGGAAAGTGGTCATGCCGGAAGCCTCTGAAGCGGCACACCGTCGTGCAGATGAATTGCTGCTTCAATTGGAAATTGAGGGTCTTGACCAGGGTAGTTCCCAGCTTTACCCGCATGTAAAAGAGACGCTTCAAGCCCTCAAGGAACAAGGTGTTCGTTTGTTTGTTGCGAGTAATGGACTGGAGGACTATGTCAAAGGGGTTGCGTTTGCACACGAGATTATGCCTTTATTCGAAGGTGTATACAGTGCAGGGCAATATAAGACACCTTCCAAGGTAAACCTGGTGCAGATACTGCTTGAAAAACACCGGATTCAGGATGCCTGGATGGTAGGAGACCGCTCGTCCGACGTTGAAGCAGGAAAAATGAATGGGCAGACGGTCATTGGCTGTGCATATGCCGGCTTCGGTCGTGACGAAGAACTTGCTGGATCAGATGTATTAATCTCTGACTTTACCGAGCTTACTCGTCTATACAGAGAAGCTGAATAGCAAGACTACATCTTGAACTGACCATATCAGCGTTCGAAACCGGAAGAAGCCTTTATCTCCGAAGCCCTGTTAAACGGGCGAGGCGGAGATAAAGGCTCTTTGAGATGACATGAATATCGATTTAAGATGCTTGAAGGCCCAGATCCATAGTAAAGTAACTACTTTAATCTTGATTTCCTGGACCTTCGGGCTGCGGTGGACTTACCGGTTACCGGTTTGGTTACTTTCACCTTGTTCGGCGTACTAGCTGTCCGGTTGCGGTACACCCATAGAGCATACTCCAGTGGCTGAGTAATTGCTTTGTAATAGATATTCCGCTCACCAATCCGTGCAAAAACCTCTCGTGCCGGTTTGGGATTCACTTCAAGCAGGAAGATGCGGCCATCCTTGTCAATCGCCAAGTCCAGAGCAAGCTCACACAGATCACCGTACGTATCTTCCAGGAATGAGGCCACTGAAATGCCGAGTTTCTCGGCCGTGGCATTAATCTCATCCCTCAGCTCCTCATCGGTGATCCATTGTTTCATCAATCGGTTCATGGGAACGGCCTGACCGCCGCCATGCAGATTCGATGTTACACTTTTCTCAGCTCCCATACGCCCAGCACAGCCGGTCAGCTCCCATTCTCCCTCGCCATTTTTCTGTACGAGCATGCGATAATCGTGTACACGACCATTGGGAAGCTGGAGCTGAATACCTTCCTGAACCAGATATTTATCTTTCATGTTCCAATGCTGAAGCAGAGAACCGAGCCTTGATAAATGGACTTTACGCGGGGTAATGATACGCCGTTTCTGATCACGTCCCTGGACCAGGACCATATTGGCTTCGCTACTGTTGCGTTCGATCCGCAGGATTCCACGTCCGCCTGTTCCGTTTATGGGCTTCAAATAGATTAGCGAAGAAGCTTTAAGCATTCGATTGACATCAGACATATCCTGGAACAGAACGGTCTCCGGCAAATGTTCACGAAAGGCGGATCTTGCCGAGAGGGTCTGATGTATGGTCCATTTATTGCGAAGCGGCCGGTTTAGGAAAAGCATGTGCCCGTATTTCTCGCGAAAGGCGAGCAGCTGCTGGAATCTGCGATTTCGCTGTATACGGCAGCGGTCGAAGATCATGTCCGGAAATGGACGCCATTCCCTGGACCATCCCTTATCCGAATGGAAGACCATCGCCTCGATCTGTTTGCCACCGGGATGTACATCCGCAGGTGTGAACACGTAAATGTCGAGTCCCCGCTTGCGTCCTTCAAGGATCATTCTGCGGTAGATGCTCCGTTCTTCCAAGGCGCGATGTTCGTTTAAGTACAACGTCATAATGCCTAGAACAGGTGAGGACACAAACAATCACCTTCTTTAGCTGTTATTCCTTTCCATTATCGTTTGGATTGGCGAGCCAGGTATGCGCTATATTGGAAAATACGTTCCAATGACTTTTTACGAATCTGGGGTTCATCAAATTTCATCGGTTTCGCATTGGCTTCGAAGAACCAGATTTCTCCAAGGTCATCGATGCCAAGGTCCATAGACATCTCCCCAAGCGTATGGCCAGAGCCTCGTTCAACCTGACGGGCAATCGTTAATGATGTCGATCTGACCTTTTTCATTAGTGCAGTTGTTGTTTCTTCCCCGAACAGTTCGGTAAGGAGCTTCTCGGGATCTTCAACGCTGCCTCCGCGTGGAACGTGGGTTGTAATGCTTCGCGAACCCGCCAGTCTGGCACCCACCCCTGTTACACTCCACTGTCCTTTGCCATTCTTCTGTACCAGAACGCGCAGATCGAAGGGGCGTTTGCGGGATGAGGCAAGCTCGATTCCTTGCTGCATGATATAAGGCGTATGCCCGGTTTCCCGGCGAATGCGAGACCATAACTTCGCAAGTGATGCTGCCTTATACGTGGTACTCTTACGGGAACTTTGTATTCGGAGCCGGAACGGCAGACGTTCCTTTTCCTGAAACTTCAGCATCATGATGCCTTTTCCCGCTTTTCCGCTCTCCGGCTTCAGATAGAGATAGGGAAAAGCCCGCAGCACCGTACCCAGCGTAGTAGCACTTCGCATCCGGCGTGTATGAGGGATCAGATGCTGGGTGGATTTGGACTTCTTCAGCCATTCGAACAGATCCCATTTATTGAAGAAAAACGGATTATACAGCTCGATCCCCGCTTGCATGCATTCCTCAATTTTCCGCTGAACGGAGGGCTTTCGCTCATCTTCCCGATAGGGAATGCGATTGTACAGCACATGAGGGAGAGGGAAGGACTGTGAAGTCCACTTTCCGCTCCCTTTGTTGTACGTATAGCCCTTAACCGTAGGCCCGTTCACGTTCAAATCTCTTACCGTTACGATATACACCTGATAACCCATGTTTTCGCCTGTCTGTATAATGTCCAGAAAATTTTGATGGTTTCCCCTGAATCCCCGGTGGTCGTCGTGCATGGTCAACACGGCAATGACAGGTTTGAAATCATCATGAAGGCTCATCAAATGCCGTCCCTCTTCCGGAATTTGCTCAAATACAGGCAGTGTTCCAAAATGTGCTCCACCGATGATTTTCCCTCCACCCGGAGTGAAGGGTGACGGAAGATGGAGCGCCCGGGTTTGGCGTTCGCTTCGAACATCCATACATGTTCCTCCTGATCAATGCCCAGATCAAAGCCAATCTCACCAATCAGATGCTGGTGCTGGGTTTCAATCGCCTGGGCCAGTGTAATAGCGACGGATTTGGCCTGCTGCAGCACTTCTCCCGCACGTTCGCCGAAGTTACGGCTAAGCGCCTGTTCAGGGGTCATCAGGGAGCCGCCATTTTTGATGTGGGTAGTCACGCTGCCCCGACCAGCCTTTTTGGCACCGATACCGACGACGACCCATTGATTGCTCCCGTTTTTGTGCATGTGGAAGCGAAAATCAATCGGACACTCATCGATCTCAATGAGCCGGATTCCCTGCTGTACGACATAGCCTCGCAGCTGTTTTCCATGTCTGCCCTGAAGCATGCGCATTAGGCCATTGAAGGAGCCGAAGCGAAGCAGGGCATTGCCGCCTTTTTTGCGATAACGCGCGAAATATCCGCGTTTGGGCGAATAGGTCAAGCGGTAGATTCCGTTACCGAGACTTCCAGCTGTGGGCTTATAATATACAAACTGGTGTCGCTCCAGCATTTCTCTCATTTGTTCGACAGTCGGATTGGTGATTGATTCTGGAATGTACCTACCTGCTTCAGGATCATTCTCGAGCAGCTTGTAGATGTCCGATTTATTGAAAAAGCTCCAGTTGAAAAATGGGATCTTACGACGGACAAACCGTTCCCTCAGTTGATTGATGGCAGGCGAGAAATCGGAACGACGGCTGGGTAACCTGTTGTACACGACGTCTGGCAAAGGGACCGTTTTCCGTACAAAGCTTCCGTTTTCGTTCAGAAAAAAACCGGATACCGTTTCATTCTGCCAGTTAATATCTCTTGGAGTAAACGCATAGATATAGGATTTGCGGCCGCCTTCCCGGAGCAATTGCTTGATGAACCCGGTGCG contains:
- a CDS encoding YheC/YheD family protein, translated to MSSPVLGIMTLYLNEHRALEERSIYRRMILEGRKRGLDIYVFTPADVHPGGKQIEAMVFHSDKGWSREWRPFPDMIFDRCRIQRNRRFQQLLAFREKYGHMLFLNRPLRNKWTIHQTLSARSAFREHLPETVLFQDMSDVNRMLKASSLIYLKPINGTGGRGILRIERNSSEANMVLVQGRDQKRRIITPRKVHLSRLGSLLQHWNMKDKYLVQEGIQLQLPNGRVHDYRMLVQKNGEGEWELTGCAGRMGAEKSVTSNLHGGGQAVPMNRLMKQWITDEELRDEINATAEKLGISVASFLEDTYGDLCELALDLAIDKDGRIFLLEVNPKPAREVFARIGERNIYYKAITQPLEYALWVYRNRTASTPNKVKVTKPVTGKSTAARRSRKSRLK
- a CDS encoding methyl-accepting chemotaxis protein; this translates as MKKKRIFKIFYKIGLGYLLVLAVLAGSILLIQNSIGQLQEELDYLVDHDMKVHALTYELEKNMVDMETGQRGYVITGQESYLDPYIEGKEKLVELKEQLAGLISDNPAQLTLLQDIHRSMNDWIQVAGEPVVSLRQANDLDSVRQFFATDPGKADMDEIRSSLITFRNNELALTESRTEALKQKNTILNWELYGALILVALISIFAALILSRAIVKNIRTVTHALNDIGSSNGDLTLRIATPMRDETRELAESANTMLFGLQQMMLDIQRNATVLSTASDRMDKGVADSHLASKEVATAMERVAEGADEQVALTQTMVAVIQQFQTGLSRVAASAADVAERAVRTESIATDGQQRIDNAVGKMGVIEQSFLSVQEAINDISKMSDQVINIADAMSGIARQTNLLALNAGIEAARAGENGRGFAVVAAEIRNLADQSATSAKEITSILETVVAGVHSTVDVVDESTAHVNEGLRTIEDAGHAFANITQHIHELSGQMMDVSAVVEEITSGSEAVMNSINEVSIVVEDTASATEEVSAMTEEQLASLQEMSDTSKQLNQMSDALDELVKRFKLA
- a CDS encoding HAD hydrolase-like protein translates to MSKETVLRKPEAMIFDMDGTLFQTETLLLPAYQKLFDTLRAEGHFEGETPPEERMLGSLGMLLEDIWKVVMPEASEAAHRRADELLLQLEIEGLDQGSSQLYPHVKETLQALKEQGVRLFVASNGLEDYVKGVAFAHEIMPLFEGVYSAGQYKTPSKVNLVQILLEKHRIQDAWMVGDRSSDVEAGKMNGQTVIGCAYAGFGRDEELAGSDVLISDFTELTRLYREAE
- a CDS encoding YheC/YheD family protein; the encoded protein is MSLHDDFKPVIAVLTMHDDHRGFRGNHQNFLDIIQTGENMGYQVYIVTVRDLNVNGPTVKGYTYNKGSGKWTSQSFPLPHVLYNRIPYREDERKPSVQRKIEECMQAGIELYNPFFFNKWDLFEWLKKSKSTQHLIPHTRRMRSATTLGTVLRAFPYLYLKPESGKAGKGIMMLKFQEKERLPFRLRIQSSRKSTTYKAASLAKLWSRIRRETGHTPYIMQQGIELASSRKRPFDLRVLVQKNGKGQWSVTGVGARLAGSRSITTHVPRGGSVEDPEKLLTELFGEETTTALMKKVRSTSLTIARQVERGSGHTLGEMSMDLGIDDLGEIWFFEANAKPMKFDEPQIRKKSLERIFQYSAYLARQSKR
- a CDS encoding YheC/YheD family protein; the encoded protein is MSLTFCNLHFTQQPDKVVYVSNALMKSLNLSGKKTIHLRFGRDRVPATIKPIKKAGKHLYLASGIRNLMNVPKRGSIYLRNLQNDEVQLGPLIGVLSDGPGTSSNPFGSRTGFIKQLLREGGRKSYIYAFTPRDINWQNETVSGFFLNENGSFVRKTVPLPDVVYNRLPSRRSDFSPAINQLRERFVRRKIPFFNWSFFNKSDIYKLLENDPEAGRYIPESITNPTVEQMREMLERHQFVYYKPTAGSLGNGIYRLTYSPKRGYFARYRKKGGNALLRFGSFNGLMRMLQGRHGKQLRGYVVQQGIRLIEIDECPIDFRFHMHKNGSNQWVVVGIGAKKAGRGSVTTHIKNGGSLMTPEQALSRNFGERAGEVLQQAKSVAITLAQAIETQHQHLIGEIGFDLGIDQEEHVWMFEANAKPGRSIFRHPSLRVEGKSSVEHILEHCLYLSKFRKRDGI
- a CDS encoding Gfo/Idh/MocA family protein; translated protein: MTRLKMAVIGLGKMGLHMIQQAKQAELNGSIELAAVCEAHDESLRNFAESHAEISAYSDYMQLLDEHEIDLLYIAVPPKFHYPVVMEALKRKIHVFCEKPLANSTEEAREMLEAAEQAGVVHAIHFSMPHEPSVLKLQELVEQRSIGAIRKIELILQFPQWPRAWQQNSWISSREQGGFILEVGIHWIHMIQHVFGPITEVSSEVQYPDNAEECEHEVQAVMKLEDGIRIQLNGIAHFAGKERVSMVVYGTEGTIALENWEELMMGPVGQPLAPVEVDESMGELPVLKHVIARIQGQPAKIYDFNDGYRAQLVLEALRNPEGNTIQISR